The Ralstonia pickettii DTP0602 genome segment TTTGAAGCCAGGATCACCGAGCGCGACGTCAACGGCGTCAAGATGTACCGCGTGCGCATGGGGCCGTTCAATCGCATCGAGGACATGAACAAGACGCGCGAGCGGCTGCAGTCGTCGGGCTTCGAGGCCTCCGTGATCCGCTTTACCAAGCAGTAAGCCGGACCGCAGGGTCAGGCGTTATCCCGGGTGGCTGCGGCGGATTGCCGCAGCGCCTGGTGGCTGATTAATACCCGGTAACCACCGCAACACCTTATCACGGCCGCGGCCGGCGTCCCGCTGAACCGGACGCCGCCGCCGCTGTCATACGCTCATCGTCCAAACCGCAAGGCCGCACCAAATGAAGAAACTCGCCGCACTATTCGCCATGTTCGCCGCCGTGGGCGGCCTGCTGATGTCCGCCCCGTCCCAGGCGGCGCCCGCCGAGGGCAAGGAATACCAGGTCCTGAAGACGGCCCAGCCGGTCACGCCGGGCAAGATCGAGGTCACCGAGTTCTTCTGGTACGGCTGCCCGCACTGCTTTGAATTCGAGCCCGACCTGGAAGCCTGGGTCAAGAAGCAGGGCAACAACGTGGTGTTCAAGCGCGTGCCGGTCGCCTTCCGCGACGACCTGATGCCGCACACCAAGATCTTCTATGCGCTGGAAGCCATCGGCAAGCTCGACGCGATGCACCTCAAGGTCTTCAACGCCATCCACGTCGACCGCAAGCGCATGCTCGACCCCAACGAGATCGCCGACTTCATGGCCAAGAACGGCGTGGACCGCAAGGCCTTCCTGGACGCGTACAACTCGTTCACGGTGACCACCAACTCGCAGCGCGCCAACAAGATCGCCGACGCCTACAAGATCGACGGCGTGCCGACCGTGGTGGTGCAGGGCAAGTACGTGACCTCGCCGTCGATCGCCGGCAACAAGACCAGCGCGGTCCAGGCCATGGATTACCTGGTGGAGCAGGTCAAGGCCAAGAAGATGTAATGGTTGCCGGCGGCCTCCCGCAGGCCGCTGGTTTTCTCCTCTCTCCCGCTTGCGTCGCTTGCGGGAGAGGGAGCCCACCAGTGGTATTGTCAGGGTAACCGAAACTCCCCGCACCCCGACGATGCGTCCCCTGAAAGTCTTCCTCACCGGCGCCTCCAGCGGACTAGGCCAGGCCCTCGCGCGCGAATACGCGTCGCAAGGCGCCATCCTCGGCCTGGTGGCGCGCCGCGAGGACGCGTTGCGCGAGTTCGTCGCCACGCTGCCCAACCCGGGCGCGGTGCGCGTCTATGGTGCCGATGTGCGCGACGCCGACGCCATGGCGCGCGCGGCGGAAGACTTCCTCGGCCATTTCGGCTGCCCTGACGTGGTGATTGCCAATGCCGGCGTCTCGGTCGGCACGGTCGCCAGCGAGCGCGAAGATCTCGACGCCTTCCGCCAGGTGATGGACACCAACTGGTTCGGCCTGCTGACCACCTTCCAGCCCTTCATGCATGCGATGCAGGCGCGCGAGCCCGGGCACTTCGGGCGGCGCGGCACGCTGGTGGGCATCGCCAGCGTCGCCGGCGTGCGCGGCTTGCCGGGCGCTGGCGCATACAGCGCCTCCAAGTCGGCGGTGATCAAGCTGCTGGAGAGCCTGCGCCTGGAGCAACGCGAGCACGGCATCCGCGTGGTCACGATCGCGCCGGGCTATATCCGTACGCCGATGACCGCGCACAACCCCTACCGGATGCCGTTCCTGACCGATGCCGACGTGTTCGCGCGCAAGGCGGTCCGCGTCATTGCCGCCGGACGGCGCTTCCGTGTGATTCCGTGGCCGATGGGTGTGGTGGCGGCGCTGCTGCACGTGATGCCGCGTTGGCTGTATGACGCGCTGGCCGCGGGCGCACCGCGCAAGCCCCGGCGCGCAGAAAGCCAGGAGCCCTGACCATGTGGCGCGACGCCATCGGCCAACAGCACGCCGCCGCCAGCGGCGAGGTGCGCATCGCCTCGCTGGTGCCGTCAGTGACCGAGCTGCTGTTTGCGCTCGGGCTGGGCGAGCAGATGGTGGCGCGCACCGGCTTCTGCATCCACCCGGAGCCGGCCGTGCGCGCGGTGCCCAAGGTGGGCGGCACCAAGGACGTGAAAATGGCGCGGCTGCGCGAGCTGGCGCCCACGCACGTGATGGTCAATATCGACGAGAACCGGCGCGAGACCGTGGATGAGATCCGCAGCTTCGTGCCCAACGTGATCGTCACCCATCCGTGCGCGCCGGAAGACAACCTCGGCCTGTACCGGCTGCTCGGCGGCATCTTCGGACGCCACACCCAGGCCGAGGCGCTCTGCACCGCGCTGCAAGCCGAGCTGGATGCGATCCGCGCACGCCCCTGGCCGCCGCGCCGCGTACTGTACGCAATCTGGCAGGACCCGTGGATGACGGTGTCGCGCGACACCTATATCAGCCGCATGCTGGCGCTGGCCAACTGGCAGACCTGGCCGGAGCCCGCCGACGGCACGCCGCAGGCGTGCGTCGATGGCGATTGCAGCCGCCCCAACACGCCCGGCGAACGCTATCCCACCTTCCGCTGGAGCGACGCCCTGGTGCGCGAGCTCGACCTGGTGATGCTGTCGACCGAGCCCTACCGCTTTACCGAAGACCACGCCGACGCGCTCGAGCGCCAGCTCGGCAAGCCGGTGCTGCTGGTCGATGGCGAGATGCTGTCGTGGTACGGCAGCCGCGCCGTGGACGGCGTGCACTACCTGGCGGCGCTGGCCGCCGCCAACTAGGGTCCCGGCTCAGGTTCAGGCCGCGCGGAAGCGGATCACGCCGTCATCGCCCGTTTCCCTTACCAGTTCGCCGCGGTGCCACAGGCAATGCAGGTGCGCCAGCGACTCGCCCATGGCGAAGGTCATCTGGTGGATATCGAACTGGCGCTTGAAGATCACGCTGACGATGTCGTGCGCGCTGCAGGCTTTCTCGCGGCACGCTTCCAGTGTCTCGGCGAGCCGGTCGACATGGTGCTCGCGCAGCTGGGTGATACGGGTATGCAGGTTGCGGAAGGGGCGGCCGTGCGAGGGCAGGATCAGCACGTCCTGCGGCAGCGGCTCGTACTTGCCGAGCGAATCCAGGTAGAGCTGCAGCGAATTGCCTTCGGGCTCCATGTCGAACACGCTGACGTTGGTCGAGATGCGCGGCAGCACCATGTCGCCGGAGATCAGCACGTTGGTGGCTTCGTTATACAGCGCCACGTGCTCGGGCGAATGGCCGAAGCCGGTGATCACGCGCCAGCCGGACGTGGCCGCATCGGTGCCGATGCGCACCGTGTCGCCCGCCATCATCCGGCGGTACTGCGCCGGCAGGTCGGGCACCAGCGACGGGTAGTAGGTCTTGCGCGCGCGCAGCTTTTCCTGGCTGTCTGGATCGGTCAGGCCGTGCAGCGCGAAGTGCGCGGCGGCTGCTTCGCCGCCCGCGCTGGAGCCGGCGCCGGTGCCGCTGCCCATCACGCGCGCGCTCATGTAGTCGCCCAGGCTCATCCACAGCCGCACGCCGAAGCGCTTGCACAGCCAGTGCGCCAGGCCGACGTGGTCGGGGTGGCTGTGCGTGACCAGCACGCGCACCACCGGCAGGCCATCCAGCTCATTGGCGAAAATGGTCTCCCAGTGGCCCTTGATGACATCGTTGGTGATGCCGCAATCGATGATGGTCCAGCCCTCGCGGCCGTCCAGGCGGTCGCGCACCAGCCACAGGTTGATATGGTCGAGCGCGAACGGCAGCGGCATGCGCAGCCAGTAGACGCCGGGGGCGACCTGTTGTTTGGTGCCGGGCTCGGGCATGGTGTCGCCGAACGGGTATTGGAGCTGGTGTTCGAGTGCGTTCATGAGGAGTCTCTTGGTCGAAGCCTTGTGCCGGAGGATCGGGGATCGGGGGCAGGCGGGCTTTCTCGTTGCTGCGTCAGGCCCTGGGGGCGTATAAGCGCTAGTTGCCAGTCGCCGGAGTTGACGCTAACGTAAACGTCAATTCAAGCGGTTCGTCTCCATCTTAAGCGAAAACTTGATTCCGCAACGAACGACCGTTCACTTCCTGGGCGCACCATGGCAGTCACGCAATCCCCCGGCTCCGCCACCTACACCATCACCGATCTCGCCCGCGAGTTCGACGTCACGCCCCGCGCCATTCGTTTCTACGAGGACCAGGGCCTGCTGTCGCCGGAGCGCGAGGGCCCGGGCGGGCGCAAGCGCGTCTACAACGGCCGTGAGCGCACCAGGCTGAAGCTGACGCTGCGCGGCAAGCGGTTAGGGCTCACTCTCAATGAGATCCGTGAGATCCTTGATCTTTACGAGTCGCCGCGCGACACCGCCCCGCAACTGGAGCGCTTCCTGCACTCGCTGGCTGACCACCGCCGCGCGCTCGAGCGCCAGTTGGAAGACCTGCAGGCACAATTGGCCGAGATCGACCAGCACGAGCGCCAGTGCAGGGCGCTGCTGGCCGCGCAGACCGGCGGCAAGACCTCGCCGGCGGAGGGCGGCGATGCGCCGGCCCGTAACCGATCGGCCTGATACAGCACTTCGTCCGGCATCCGTGCCGGACGGGATTGACGTTTACGTAAACGTAAATAGAATACCCGGACAGCCCGCCACTACGGCGGCGCGCCGTGCCTTAACGCCTTCATCGGCCTTCACACCGGAAACCCGCCATGACGTCCTCCAACGCCTGTGCCGTCCCCGCTGAACCCGAAGCACTGTCCGCCACGCGCGCCGACGCCATCGCCACCAGTTTCTCGCGCCAGGGGCTGATGACCAGCTTCGGCGCCACGCTGCAGCGGGTGGAGCGCGGCGAGGTCGAGATCGCGATGCCGTGGTCCGAGGGCGTGACCCAGCAGCACGGCTTCTTCCACGGCGGCGCGGTGGGCGCGCTGGCCGACAGCGCCTGCGGCTACGCCGCGCTGTCGATGGTGGGCGAGGGCGAGGCGGGCCTGACCGCCGAATACAAGATCAACCTGCTGTCCCCCGCCCAGGGCGAACGCCTGGTGGCGGTGGGCCGCGTCCTCAAGCCCGGGCGCACGCTGATCGTGGCGCAGGGCGAGGTCTACGTCGAGCAGGCCGGCCGCCGCAAGCAGGTGGCCACCATGCTGATGACGCTTTGCGTGGTCCGCACCCTGGACCACGTCTGAACCGCCTATCCGGCGACAAAAACACGACACACACCGAATCCAACAGGAGACCATCATGACCGAACTGCCAGGCCTGAAATTCGATCTGGGCGAAGACATCGAGATGCTGCGCGATTCCGTGCGCGCCTGGGCCCAGGCCGAACTGGCCCCGCGCGCTGCCGAGATCGACCGCACCGACCAGTTCCCGATGGACGCCTGGAAGAAGATGGGCGACCTCGGCGTGCTCGGCATCACCGTGGCCGAGGAATACGGCGGCGCCAACATGGGCTACCTGGCGCACATGATCGCGATGGAAGAAATCAGCCGCGCCTCGGCCTCGGTCGGCCTGTCCTACGGCGCGCACTCCAACCTGTGCGTGAACCAGATCCACCGCAACGGCACGCCGGCGCAGAAGGCCAAGTACCTGCCCAAGCTGGTGTCGGGCGAATGGATCGGCGCGCTGGCGATGAGCGAGCCCAACGCCGGCTCGGACGTGGTCAGCATGAAGCTGCGCGCGGAGCTCAAGGGCGACCGCTACGTGCTCAACGGCACCAAGATGTGGATCACCAACGGCCCGGACTGCGATGTGCTGGTGGTTTACGCCAAGACCGAGCCCGACCTGGGCGCGCGCGGCATGACCGCGTTTATCGTCGAGAAGGGCATGAAGGGCTTCTCGGTGGCGCAAAAGCTGGACAAGCTGGGCATGCGCGGCTCGCATACCGGCGAGCTGGTGTTTCAGGACGTGGAAGTGCCGGTCGAGAACATCCTGGGCGCCGAGAATGGCGGCGCCAAGGTGCTGATGAGCGGGCTGGACTATGAGCGCGCGGTGTTGTCGGGCGGCCCGGTCGGCATCATGCAGGCCTGCATGGACGTGGTTACGCCGTATATCCATGACCGCAAGCAGTTCGGCCAGAGCATCGGCGAGTTCCAGCTGATCCAGGGCAAGGTGGCGGACATGTACACCACGCTGCAGGCCGCGCGCAGCTACCTGTACACGGTCGGCAAGAACCTGGACGGACTCGGCAGCGACCACGTGCGCCAGGTGCGCAAGGACTGCGCCGCGGTGATCCTGTACACGGCCGAGAAGGCCACCTGGATGGCGGGTGAGACCGTACAAATCCTGGGCGGCAACGGCTATATCAATGAGTACCCCGCCGGCCGGCTGTGGCGCGACGCCAAGCTGTACGAGATCGGCGCCGGTACCTCGGAGATCCGCCGGATGCTGATCGGCCGCGAACTGTTCGCCGAAACGATGTAAGCCAGGCCAGTCATACGGCGCGGGGCGCCGAAATCACCCGGAGCCCCCGCCCGAACCCATTTACAATCTCACTACCCGTCGCAAGACCGCCGCGCCAGCCGCCCCCCGTCGACCCATGTCCCACTTCCCCAAACTGCTTTCCTCGCAGATTGCCTACGATGTGGCGAGAACGATGCTCGACGGGTTCGACAAGCACTACCGTTTGTTCCGCGAGGTCAGCCACCAGGCCAAGATCAAGTTCGAGGCCGGCGACTGGCACGGGCTGCAGCAGATCCAGCGCGACCGCATCGCGTTCTACAACGAGCGCGTGCGCGAGTCGAGCGTCATCCTCGAAGACGAATACGACGCCGAGAATATCGAGGACGAGATCTGGCAGCAGATCAAGCTGCACTACATCGGCCTGCTGACCAACCATCACCAGCCCGAACTGGCCGAGACCTTCTTCAACTCGGTCTGTACGCGCATCCTGCACCGCTCGTACTTCAACAACGGTTTCATCTTCGTGCGCCCGGCGATCTCGACCGAATACATCGAGAACGAGGAATCGCCCACGCGCCCGACTTTCCGTGCCTACTATCCGGGCAGCCGCGAGGGCATGGCGGCGTGCTTCGAGCGCATCGTGCACAACTTCCAGCTCGAGCGCCCGTTCGAAGACCTTCAGCGCGACATCAGCTACGTGGTGCGCGCGGTCGGCGAGCATTTCGGCGACCTGCGCATCGCGCCGAATTTCCAGATCCATACGCTGTCGTCGCTGTTCTTCCGCAACAAGGCGGCCTTCATCATCGGCCGCATCCTGAACGGCGACCGCACTTTCCCGCTGGCGATTCCGGTGCTGCATGGCCCCTCGGGCAAGCTGATGCTGGACACGGTGCTGCTGAAAAAGGAACAGCTGCTGATCCTGTTTTCGTTCACGCATTCCTACTTCATGGTCGACATGGAGATCCCGTCGGCCTACGTGACCTTCCTGCGCGACATCATGCCGCGCAAGCCGCGCGCGGAGATCTATACCTC includes the following:
- a CDS encoding DSBA oxidoreductase (K03673: dsbA; thiol:disulfide interchange protein DsbA), which encodes MKKLAALFAMFAAVGGLLMSAPSQAAPAEGKEYQVLKTAQPVTPGKIEVTEFFWYGCPHCFEFEPDLEAWVKKQGNNVVFKRVPVAFRDDLMPHTKIFYALEAIGKLDAMHLKVFNAIHVDRKRMLDPNEIADFMAKNGVDRKAFLDAYNSFTVTTNSQRANKIADAYKIDGVPTVVVQGKYVTSPSIAGNKTSAVQAMDYLVEQVKAKKM
- a CDS encoding short-chain dehydrogenase (K00540: E1.-.-.- [EC:1.-.-.-]), with translation MRPLKVFLTGASSGLGQALAREYASQGAILGLVARREDALREFVATLPNPGAVRVYGADVRDADAMARAAEDFLGHFGCPDVVIANAGVSVGTVASEREDLDAFRQVMDTNWFGLLTTFQPFMHAMQAREPGHFGRRGTLVGIASVAGVRGLPGAGAYSASKSAVIKLLESLRLEQREHGIRVVTIAPGYIRTPMTAHNPYRMPFLTDADVFARKAVRVIAAGRRFRVIPWPMGVVAALLHVMPRWLYDALAAGAPRKPRRAESQEP
- a CDS encoding periplasmic metal ion binding protein; this encodes MWRDAIGQQHAAASGEVRIASLVPSVTELLFALGLGEQMVARTGFCIHPEPAVRAVPKVGGTKDVKMARLRELAPTHVMVNIDENRRETVDEIRSFVPNVIVTHPCAPEDNLGLYRLLGGIFGRHTQAEALCTALQAELDAIRARPWPPRRVLYAIWQDPWMTVSRDTYISRMLALANWQTWPEPADGTPQACVDGDCSRPNTPGERYPTFRWSDALVRELDLVMLSTEPYRFTEDHADALERQLGKPVLLVDGEMLSWYGSRAVDGVHYLAALAAAN
- a CDS encoding Zn-dependent hydrolase, encoding MNALEHQLQYPFGDTMPEPGTKQQVAPGVYWLRMPLPFALDHINLWLVRDRLDGREGWTIIDCGITNDVIKGHWETIFANELDGLPVVRVLVTHSHPDHVGLAHWLCKRFGVRLWMSLGDYMSARVMGSGTGAGSSAGGEAAAAHFALHGLTDPDSQEKLRARKTYYPSLVPDLPAQYRRMMAGDTVRIGTDAATSGWRVITGFGHSPEHVALYNEATNVLISGDMVLPRISTNVSVFDMEPEGNSLQLYLDSLGKYEPLPQDVLILPSHGRPFRNLHTRITQLREHHVDRLAETLEACREKACSAHDIVSVIFKRQFDIHQMTFAMGESLAHLHCLWHRGELVRETGDDGVIRFRAA
- a CDS encoding MerR family transcriptional regulator; translation: MAVTQSPGSATYTITDLAREFDVTPRAIRFYEDQGLLSPEREGPGGRKRVYNGRERTRLKLTLRGKRLGLTLNEIREILDLYESPRDTAPQLERFLHSLADHRRALERQLEDLQAQLAEIDQHERQCRALLAAQTGGKTSPAEGGDAPARNRSA
- a CDS encoding phenylacetic acid degradation protein, whose product is MTSSNACAVPAEPEALSATRADAIATSFSRQGLMTSFGATLQRVERGEVEIAMPWSEGVTQQHGFFHGGAVGALADSACGYAALSMVGEGEAGLTAEYKINLLSPAQGERLVAVGRVLKPGRTLIVAQGEVYVEQAGRRKQVATMLMTLCVVRTLDHV
- a CDS encoding acyl-CoA dehydrogenase (K00253: IVD, ivd; isovaleryl-CoA dehydrogenase [EC:1.3.8.4]), with the translated sequence MTELPGLKFDLGEDIEMLRDSVRAWAQAELAPRAAEIDRTDQFPMDAWKKMGDLGVLGITVAEEYGGANMGYLAHMIAMEEISRASASVGLSYGAHSNLCVNQIHRNGTPAQKAKYLPKLVSGEWIGALAMSEPNAGSDVVSMKLRAELKGDRYVLNGTKMWITNGPDCDVLVVYAKTEPDLGARGMTAFIVEKGMKGFSVAQKLDKLGMRGSHTGELVFQDVEVPVENILGAENGGAKVLMSGLDYERAVLSGGPVGIMQACMDVVTPYIHDRKQFGQSIGEFQLIQGKVADMYTTLQAARSYLYTVGKNLDGLGSDHVRQVRKDCAAVILYTAEKATWMAGETVQILGGNGYINEYPAGRLWRDAKLYEIGAGTSEIRRMLIGRELFAETM